From Calothrix sp. PCC 6303, a single genomic window includes:
- a CDS encoding S8 family peptidase, which produces MNLAGLNLASGNHSLWAVAYDKAGAVSNVVEQKFSLVPPPTSTYNSTSGYGLINAAAAVAKAIGQNTFADVTNLGGNDWGADLVKAPEVWAKGYTGKGIVVAVLDTGVDYNHTDLKGNIWTNSREIIGNGKDDDGNGFVDDVYGWNFHDKNNKTLDTHGHGTHVAGTIAGVRNNFGVTGIAYDAKIMSVKVLGNEGGSSLSVAGGIRYAVNNGANVINMSLGSNSPSSDILAALQYASSKGVIVVMAAGNDRLTLPGFPARYADKWGIAVGAVDRNNNMASFSNRAGSNPLAYVTAPGVSIYSTIPGNGYSFMSGTSMAAPHVAGVVALMLSANRSLSDSRVREIVTQSAFNGQNSAFVTNNALSTSTVNTKTSLAYSINQNTFSSTTPKIVNLKTDLNAVYSFKEGNMFANPINWLQSTSFYQKIQLESAANPQTILNLDKKHLLQ; this is translated from the coding sequence TTGAATTTAGCAGGATTAAATCTTGCATCTGGGAATCATAGTTTATGGGCTGTTGCTTATGATAAAGCTGGTGCTGTCAGTAATGTTGTTGAGCAAAAATTTAGTCTTGTTCCACCACCAACATCAACATATAATTCCACCTCTGGTTATGGTTTAATCAACGCAGCAGCAGCAGTTGCTAAAGCAATTGGTCAAAATACCTTTGCGGATGTAACTAACCTGGGTGGAAATGACTGGGGTGCAGATTTAGTCAAAGCACCAGAAGTCTGGGCAAAAGGATATACGGGTAAAGGTATTGTTGTTGCAGTTCTTGATACTGGGGTTGATTACAACCATACTGACTTAAAGGGAAATATCTGGACTAACAGTCGAGAAATTATTGGAAATGGTAAGGATGATGATGGAAACGGCTTTGTTGATGATGTATACGGTTGGAATTTCCATGATAAAAACAACAAGACTTTAGATACTCATGGTCATGGAACTCATGTTGCTGGAACTATTGCTGGGGTAAGAAATAACTTTGGTGTTACTGGTATTGCTTATGATGCCAAAATTATGTCGGTGAAAGTTCTCGGAAATGAGGGAGGTAGTAGTTTAAGTGTTGCAGGAGGAATTCGCTATGCTGTCAACAATGGAGCTAACGTCATTAATATGAGTTTGGGTAGCAATTCCCCATCAAGTGATATTTTAGCAGCATTACAATATGCGAGCAGTAAAGGTGTAATAGTTGTGATGGCAGCAGGAAATGATAGATTGACATTACCTGGTTTTCCTGCTCGTTATGCTGATAAATGGGGAATTGCAGTTGGTGCTGTCGATAGAAACAATAATATGGCTTCTTTCTCTAATCGTGCTGGTTCCAATCCACTCGCTTATGTAACTGCACCAGGAGTTAGTATCTATTCAACTATACCCGGTAATGGATATAGTTTTATGAGTGGTACTTCTATGGCTGCACCTCACGTTGCAGGGGTTGTGGCTCTGATGTTGAGCGCTAATCGCAGTTTATCAGATAGTCGAGTGCGGGAAATTGTCACGCAGTCAGCTTTTAATGGACAAAATTCTGCTTTTGTTACAAACAATGCTCTGAGTACAAGCACTGTTAACACAAAAACATCATTGGCTTATAGTATCAATCAAAACACTTTTTCTTCAACAACCCCCAAGATCGTTAATTTGAAGACCGACCTTAACGCTGTTTATTCTTTCAAGGAAGGTAATATGTTTGCAAATCCAATAAATTGGCTACAGTCTACAAGCTTTTATCAAAAAATCCAGTTAGAAAGCGCAGCAAACCCTCAAACAATATTGAATCTTGATAAAAAGCACTTGCTTCAATAA
- a CDS encoding RtcB family protein: protein MAYEKLELSSPSPVLSWANHPLGSEETKMAKNVASLPFVFKHVALMPDVHLGKGALVGSVIATKEAVIPAAVGVDIGCGMAAIKTPFNGDQLEGKLKKIRLDIEAAIPTGFNENPDVEKTVSNWQRWRDFNNLHKGVQDLEVKAMRQMGSLGGGNHFIEVCLDSENQVWLMLHSGSRNIGNKLAQCHIGTAKELAKMAGNKLPDPDLAYFIAGTDEFKAYWHDLQWSQNYAKVNRDVMMARFKRIVEKHVAGGKQSKPLLEVNCHHNYAEKEVHFGEEVYVTRKGAVRAQENDYGIIPGSMGAKSYIVQGKGCANSFCSCSHGAGRLMSRTKAKNVYTLDDLVKQTEGVECRKDEGILDEIPGAYKSIEEVMNQQSDLVKVVATLKQVVCVKG, encoded by the coding sequence ATGGCTTACGAAAAATTAGAACTTTCCAGCCCATCCCCTGTATTATCTTGGGCAAATCACCCCCTGGGTAGTGAAGAAACCAAGATGGCGAAAAATGTCGCATCCTTACCATTTGTATTCAAACATGTGGCATTGATGCCTGATGTTCACTTGGGTAAAGGTGCCTTAGTTGGTTCAGTTATCGCCACAAAAGAGGCAGTAATTCCGGCTGCTGTGGGTGTTGATATTGGTTGCGGGATGGCTGCAATTAAAACCCCATTTAATGGTGATCAACTGGAAGGTAAACTGAAGAAAATACGCTTAGATATTGAAGCAGCGATTCCCACTGGCTTTAATGAAAACCCTGATGTCGAAAAGACAGTTAGTAACTGGCAAAGATGGCGAGATTTCAACAACTTACACAAAGGTGTGCAAGATTTGGAAGTTAAAGCCATGCGACAAATGGGTTCACTGGGTGGGGGTAATCACTTCATTGAGGTGTGTCTCGACAGTGAAAATCAAGTTTGGTTGATGTTACATTCTGGTTCACGGAATATTGGGAATAAACTCGCCCAGTGCCACATCGGTACTGCCAAAGAGTTGGCGAAAATGGCAGGTAACAAATTACCTGATCCAGATTTGGCTTACTTTATTGCCGGAACAGATGAATTCAAAGCATATTGGCACGATTTACAGTGGTCACAAAATTACGCCAAAGTCAACCGTGATGTGATGATGGCAAGATTTAAGCGGATTGTTGAAAAACATGTAGCAGGTGGAAAACAAAGTAAACCTCTATTAGAGGTGAACTGTCACCACAACTATGCTGAGAAGGAAGTACATTTTGGCGAAGAGGTATATGTAACCCGCAAAGGTGCTGTTCGCGCACAAGAAAACGACTACGGCATCATACCTGGTTCAATGGGGGCAAAATCCTACATTGTTCAGGGTAAAGGCTGCGCTAATAGCTTTTGTTCTTGTAGTCATGGTGCTGGAAGGTTGATGTCCAGAACTAAGGCTAAAAATGTTTACACCCTAGATGATTTGGTGAAACAAACTGAGGGTGTGGAGTGCCGCAAAGATGAAGGGATTTTGGATGAAATTCCGGGTGCATACAAGTCAATTGAGGAAGTGATGAACCAACAATCTGACTTAGTGAAGGTTGTTGCTACTTTGAAACAGGTTGTATGCGTGAAGGGTTGA